The Epinephelus lanceolatus isolate andai-2023 chromosome 10, ASM4190304v1, whole genome shotgun sequence genomic sequence CTGCTGCAGGTTGAAAATATCAAGTTGTTATGAAAATGCATTATTCCTCAAAAAATTAATTCAGATTCtattagaaaaaataaattttagCCTCTATTTAAGCCAGTTGAACCTAAACAAACACATGGGTGCACTGTTGCCTGATGCTGAAGTAAATTCACACTCTTCATGACATACCTGGAAAACCCCCAGAGACAGGAACACATGTGAGTGCCACCCACCATAGCAGATACActgaaaatacagacaaaacaaattacaaatgtattttccacATCAAGATAGTATTGATTACTGCACATTataacagagacacagaaataaCTTGAGAATtatacagtcactggccactttgtttTACTATAATGCACAGGAACTGAAGGAACTGATAGATTACATTTcaccaaaactgttttatttattttttataatttcatATGATAATTAACCAACCCATAAAGTCAATTTCTATGATGCCCAcaacttttttaattaaattttttacACTGTCAGAGGCGGTGGTGATACTTCTATAATcagaatcaaaaatattttattgatcccGGAGGGGAAATTATGATTCGTTACAGTCGCTCCTccgatgtaaagaatagagaattattAGACGTAAGAATAAGAGTCTGAAAAAAAGTGTGTAAATATAGAGCAATAAATACAATTAGAAAAGGCATTAAAtgtgcagaaaaacaaaaaaataatgtgtgCATTATGCTACCGGGATTAACACTAGGACTTaagatgtaaaaaagaaaacaataaaataaaatatgtatcgtcactgtgctgaggctgtaagtgtgaaactttaactacaatatatacatcagTAGAATAAACGACAATATAATTAGAGTAAGCATAAGCAACAAATGATAAATTTGTTTTAGTATTAAGGTTATTAAGGTCATTAAGGTCATAGTTAATGTTAGTATTGTACTAGACTGCATTATACTGagaggtgtttctaatattcTGCCACCCTGACATACGTAAATGTTTTATGTGGCCTAAATGTCAGCCAACATTATAAAAATTATGGCTGAGCTGTAGCATTAAACTGCAATAGATAAAGTGGCCACTGACTGGTTATTATATAGTGATTATAATACGGCATATTAATGTGAAggtaaaaataattcaaattgaaatttaattacatttccaGTGCCTCCCAGCAGCTCTTCTCCTGCGTTGGTTGCCGTTTCTCCTGCTTCCAGGACCCAATGGTGGACCTTTTGGTTTTGCTGGGTTTCCCCAAGTATCCATCTTAGTGCAGCCTTCTTCTCCTGCAACGTCTGCATCAGGTTGCTTCTCTAAAATGTCTGCTTTCAAAACTTTGTCACTTTTCTCCTCTGAGCTGCTCTCTGACCAATCCTGAGGTGGAAAGTTGGGGTTTTGAAACACAGCCTGAGATAGCAGTTTAATAAACCCCTCCTCAGCAGACACAGGGCGTGTCTTTGGATAAAGAGCATGCTCAAGTACTGACGGCTGTGACCAGATCTTTTTCACCATCACAGAGTAATAAAAGCTGTCTGGTTTGATCTTGGGAATTGGCATCACAAAGCTGCCCTTATCTGCCACAGGCCCACTACTTTCATTGTAATAATCAGTGAAGCTGTGCTCCATGTTGGAGGAAAGGCCAGCATCACtgttgggaggaaaaaaaataaataaataaatgaaactaaTTAGACCTAATTACCAAGATTTAGCcacattcatgaaaacaaatgcaataAGGGGCTAACATTACAGTGACTCCAGCAATTGCTGGTTGAACAGTGACAGGACACTCAGATTCATCCACACAATAAGAGAACAAACGTACCCGCTCTCCTGGGTGTGTGCGCCCTGCCCGccttaaagtgtaaaaaatgaaaacagttatATATAAACAGTCATTATTTACAAAACATTccgttttttatttttgtcttgagCGTGTCTGAGAATCAATTACCTGAAAAAAATTCTAATCAGGCTTATTTTTTGTTCACTTTTGAAAATAATCTCTTAAACTGATAAAAAGTTTACACTCTAATGTTGATCCATAAAAAAGCCCtgacaataaaacacaacaataataataatgataataatacagtTAGATAAAACCGCATAAAGGAAGGACTGCAACTGCCTGTGTAGGAATGTAAACTGCAAATGCGACACAGTTGCTTCTCTATTGTTTTTTCCCTCACTCTTAGTTTGTTACAGACACAATTTCAGCTTTGAAAATATGACCAAAATCACTTCTTTGGTCACTGAAGTTAATGAAATATGCAATTTGATCAAAAACTAAACGAGTTTATTCCAAAGAAGGCACAGACAGATATCCTGTTTGAACCAGTTTGCAggcatgaatgaatgaagcatGCAGCAGGCCCTTAAAATGAGCTCAATAAAAAGCTTTTCTACTGTCCACCTGAAGCATCAGAAAATAGaaagtaaataaacaaacttacTTTGTGGATGAGAATGGAAAATATAATCCGTTGGGTGGGTCATTTTTGTCAAACTGAGCAAGAGTCCAGATAAGCTGTTCTTAGTGACTTCCCTTGAAAGAAATCGGTAAtcaggaaatgaatggcagctaTATATAGGGCCTTCTTCTTATAATACGACACCACCATCTGGTGGCTATTCAATGAAGTCTACTCCTCCCAGGCTGATGTAATCATTAACAAATGTGTCCCTAACTGCACTGAAGAAGCATCAAGTGAATAATAGCGTTTCCTCTTTCTTCACCCTGTCTCAACACTATCTCGGCCTACTTCTATTAATCCCTTTCACTTTCCACTGGTTGTTGTCTCTGCATGTGCAACTTGTTTCTCACCACAGTCATTACATCGCTGTGTCGAATCATCATCTATAATGTCGCTGACATTGTCTCTATTTTTAGACCTTGTACATCTGTAGAGTTGTCTGCACCAAATTCCTGATCTCATGACGTTACAGAGACTGTTCCACCTGGCGGGGCTGTAACCAGGGTTTCTAAAATACAGAGGTCAAGTAAAAACgcttatgaataaataaaaatgcataaataataaaaagggAATAAAAGGTTATAAAAAAGGCTGAGTCAAAGGTCCTCTAATGTGCTCCTAAACCTAAAACGTCTCTAGACTGATctaaaaggtttgtttttttatatttgcagtGCTGTCAAGTCTTCACTCAACCTTGAGTAACCTTAATTAAATAATGTTTCAAAGCACAATACCTCACAAATATGTTGATGTTCTGCCAACCTGTGCCGGTCTGTCATGGTGacgagggagctgagccagaaggccaagcttttgatttactggtccatctacatcccaaccctcacctatcgtcatgagctctgggtagcgactgaaagaatgagattgcagatacaagcggccaaaatgagtttcctccctggggtggctgggctcagccttagagataggataAAGAACTTGGAAGTCCGGAggaagctcggagtagagctgctgctccttcccgtcaaaaggggtcagttgaggtcgTTAGTtgatctgatcaggatgcctcctgggcgcctcttgctggaggtgtttcgggcacatcccactggtaggaggccccggggcagacccacaacatgctggagggattacatattaGTGATGGGATACACGATTCCTTTTACTGACTCGAGTTTGTATGAGTCAGTCACTAAAGTGAATCAGGTTTTCGGGTCACTTGAGTCAGTCACCCAGAGTGAGCACACTGCTCAGGTAAGAGAGGGAGTGAGCTTTATACTGCCGGTGAGCTGGGAGTTGGAGCtactgagtgagtgagtgaatagTTCGTTTTCTGTAGCCTCGGCCTGTGATACAGCTCAGCTCAGGGCAGGGTGGAGACGGGGGAGTTGAGTTAAAATAAAGACCAGAGCTGTTGCTTCTCCCACTGGGCTAATACACATTAACGCATTAACTTGATATATTTACATAAATGCAGTTAACAATTGCACAATAGTCGCATGTTGTCTGGTCTCCTTTTTGCAAGTAGCTTGCAGTAGCAGGGGCGAGTCAGTGAACGAGTTAAGAGAGAGAGGACTTGTGGCAAAGACTGTATCTAAGGAAGTGAGTGATTCGTTCATTTTGGTTGCTGCCTGTCATACAGCTCAGggcagggaggggagggagtgttgaaatgaaacaaaaccagagtTGTATCTTTTCCCACAGGGCTAATGCTAACAAATGCAGTTAGAATAACAGTTGCGTGGTATGTTGCCTGGTCTCCTCTTTGTAGTTAGCTTGCAGTAGCAGGGGCAAGTTTCCGAATGATTCGTTCATGACTCACACAAAActattacatatctcatctggcctgggaacacccttggggtcccccaggaggagctggaaagtgttgctgaggagagggacatctggggtgctttgcttggcctgctgcccgtGCCACCTGGCctcggataagtggatgaaaatggatggatggatggatggatggatggatggatggatggatatcaCTCCAATAACAGCTGCATATTTGATCACATATGGGAAACAGGacagtaaaagttaaaaaaagggaaatataGGCAAGAGTAcattttgtttggtttcacatgaTAAGATAAAAGGATGATAAAAGGCAAAGCTTGTGTCGTAAGATGTGTAGATTATGGAAAACAAGAATTGTCTTGACTTTGCTGATGTGGTATGCTGTCGTTAAAACAGGAAGCTGTCTCACCTGCTTTTTGACATGATGAAACTGCACCATTTGAACAAGACTCAACGAACAACGTCTTGGTACAATGTCATTTCTGGAAACGAGAGCAATATTACCAGCCAGTCACTTCTATTACTTGAATGCTAAGTGAGCCTACTACTAGTAGGCTCACTTAGCATTCAAGTAATAGAAATagctgttgagacatttcactcaaaaccacaaatatcaacctcatggtggtgctaaagaaaataaataataataaataatggttatttatttatgttttcatttttatttatcattattgtaGGCCTAAAGAAATGCTTACATTCTccatttgtaaaaatgtgtagcctatgcACTGAATAAatagttttaacatttcatcaactaCAATGTGCATCATACGCCTATCCTCTCAGTTCTGCCAAACCTCAACAGCAGGAGCTAGTCTTGAGCCTCTCTAGCTAGGCTAGCAAAGGATTCCTGTCAGGTATCAGTTCAgggaggacccaaatgcagggTAACAAGCAGGTTGAAGTTTTGACAAAAAGCGAGCTTTAatgcagctgaaaaaaaaaccatccAGAACAAGCAGGTAACTgaaagtccaaatgaaagcaaaaccaaaactaaactgaaaaccaactgGGGCAATACGATGAAGTCAGGCCAAAAAAACAtatcagacagacaggaaacagggcAGGAAACGACGCCAAGAACACACGGATGAACAGAGGACGAACTGATAAGGAACacccatatacagtacaggccaaaagtttggacacaccttctcattcaatgcgttttctttattttcatgactatttacattgtagattctcactgaaggcatcaaaactatgaatgaacacacgtggagttatgtacttaacaaaaaaaggtgaaataactgaaaacatgttttatattctagtttcttcaaaatagccaccctttgctctgattactgctttgcacactcttggcattctctccatgagcttcaagaggtagtcacctgaaatggtttccacttcacaggtgtgccttatcagggttaattagtggaatttcttgctttatcaatggggttgggaccatcagttgtgttgtgcagaagtcaggttaatacacagccgacagccctattggacaactgttaaaattcatattatggcaagaaccaatcagctaactaaagaaaaacgagtggccatcattactttaagaaatgaaggtcagtcagtccggaaaattgcaaaaactttaaatgtgtccccaagtggagtcgcaaaaaccatcaagcgctacaacgaaacgagtcaccagcctcagaaatcgcaagttaacagtagctcagatcagagaccagatgaatgccacacagagttctagcagcagacccatctctagaacaactgttaagaggagactgcgccaatcaggccttcatggtcaaatagctgctaggaaaccactgctaaggagaggcaacaagcagaagagatttgtttgggccaagaaacacaaggaatggacattagaccagtggaaatctgtgctttggtctgatgagtccaaatttgagatctttggttccaaccgccgtgtctttgtgagacgcagaaaaggtgaacggatggattccacatgcctggttcccactgtgaagcatggaggaggaggtgtgatggtgtgggggtgttttgctggtgacactgttggggatttattcaaaattgaaggcacactgaaccagcatggctaccacagcatcctgcagcgacacgccatcccatctggtttgcgtttagttggacgatcatttatttttcaacaggacaatgaccccaaacacacctccaggctgtgtaagggctctttgaccaagaaggagagtgatggagtgctgcggcagatgacctggcctccacagtcactggacctgaacccaattgagatggtttggggtgagctggaccgcagagtgaaggcaaaggggccaacaagtgctaaacacctctgggaactccttcaagactgttggaaaaccatttcaggtgactacctcttgaagctcatggagagaatgccaagagtgtgcaaagcagtaatcagagcaaagggtggctattttgaagaaactagaatataaaacatgttttcagttatttcacctttttttgttaagtacataactccacatgtgttcattcatagttttgatgccttcagtgagaatctacaatgtaaatagtcatgaaaataaagaaaacgcattgaatgagaaggtgtgtccaaacttttggcctgtactgtacatacacagaaaactaatcacaagaacgagacacagctggagttgGAGGACACGGGcgaaaggagggaaatggggattggctaacaacaagggtgtggaggggaacactgGGAACACTTGTAGTCTGAGCCCTCATGGACTTCAGCTGTATGTAGTGTGATGTATTTACTgtcatcacgtaaagtctgCGAGGGCAGACTGCAAGTGGCTGACAGACAGCCCTTGAGACCGTTTTActcgttgccatggaaacgttaaactattgctgctgtcatattcatgtcatataagttgatgaacagtgccttctcatctgttcctgcagataacaagatattAATCCCATGTTTGGCCTTTTTGTGACAGAACAAAATGTAGGCTATTAATACATCCCTTTATAACATACAGGCTACAGACAATTAAAAtcagaaatgtttaaataaGGACAGGAGTATAACTCAATACATTGGGTATTACTGACATTAGAAGAccttcttttgtgtttttaggtCAATTACAGCCTATACTTATACATATAACATTTTCGTAGACCTGCctatcagtgactattttacacattcataagttgttgttttttcagcagTTGAAAGACCCACAACATCAAGTCCATATTAcaatgaattgtgggttattaaatcagtgaagtctgcaaCCCAAGCgaactctctggaagtctgcggAAAGCCCGCTTGAGGCTCCTTGTAGACTGGTTGAACTGTAGCTTTGGGCACCCCTAAGCACTCCCAGACTTCCTGGGAATGCACCTGCAAAGTTAGCAAGTCTGCAAGTGCGGTGATGTGCGGAAATTAGGATTCAGccatacagaacaggtgtgaggggaaggcccaattccaatctgatcccttacagactcactgacttagaggcgcgttcatgtgaagtgcgtgagtgtgtgagggctgtcccattgtcaaatcgtcaagtcagcgagtcagtgagtgagccctttatgcccccttaccgTAGGTCAGCATCGATGCGGACTTACAGTAAGGAAATCACCCACAGTTCATAACGTTGTGACGTCAAATAGAGGGGTTGCCCTCGGAACACCGGAAGTAACACGGTCGGCAGATACGCAAACGGTAATGTTATGGAAGGAGAGCGAAAAAACAGAtagataaacaatgaaacattacattaacaaggatttaagatggtacataaacacacataaagtcagaggaataccagtggttatattccacacacaaagaatatatatctatatatatatatatatatctatatctatctatctatagatatatattctttgttTGTGGAATATATGATGACAATAACAGATAAATGATCACGCCCAGAGCCGCCAATGTTAAtaacattttgtagagagggggataagtgctgtcccattcctatttgtagcatccggagccctttcagactctcacactcaatcacttacagctgacatcagttaagtcagtgagggttcagggcttgagtctttaggagccggattggaattgggcctaaGAGTcttggaacagggaaggactaacaaGACAGGTGTGAccgaaaacaggcgggaaaacacacaaagacaggaagttggTGTAcatagcacacagatctggtactaaaaggtggagctgtgaacactgcagtctgtttattGGTCGATAGTGGACAGTCACTCTGcacagggctgagttgtggcgtatgtaaccactgttcatactgtaaaGAGGTTTACATATATTactagactgtaactataaaatgaaaggatgtttttatatgacatacagttttaataatgagtggatcttcaagtgtttcaaaatgtatattaattttgaccgaattatgtgaactgcatatatcctAATCCTCAAAGTGTtgtggagcgttgttcctgtgggctcgggcaacactaaacccctgaacttgccttagaaggactaaatgcacaaacacgctattttaaatatcccatctaAAAgaaactctcactgcagcctgttctattttgttctgaaaatgtagGTGTGCAACcccgttctgtggacaataaaagAGGTGCAGATTGATAAGGAGGAAATACACTGAGTGCTGGACAAGGAGACTGAGTGACATCAACCCCGCCTatatttaagagtactgtttgcggtggaaatgctgaagggttacttttggctccaagggtaccataccgaaagtgtttggtggaaacgaggctatAGGCTCTAAATTTTGCTTAAAGCCcctttaaaatatttcagtatGAACCAGAGATGGACCAACATTGCCATCCTGATGCAAAACGACTACGAATAGTATGGGCTCATTGTTTGATAATCTGTCCATGTCTCATTTAAACAGTATAACTGAGCACACTATGTATGTATAAGCTACTAAGTGGCTCCTGCATTTTCCACCTGGTCATTGGCTTGAAAATATCCCCTCCCCCTCACCCAGACTGCATCATCCTCATCCCCACAGTCACATGTCctgcaatctggaaatccatcagtaaaaaaaaactaaacaaaaaaaaacaacttttttttttcttccagaatctgtcttgagagattacatGTCCTGTTATCAGATATTTTCTACTCTTGTTTGTTTAGTTCACGGCTTGTTTCTCTTTTAAGACCTGCAGCGCTCAGGTGTGCCTGCTTCACTGAAGGCCATGGACTGGATACAAGAAGGCGTGGAACAGGTTTAAAGAGAGGAAACTATGTCAACTCATGTTCAGACCTGACGCGGCTGCTTTTCCTCTACAGCGAAAAGGTAAGCACCTGAGAAGCTCTCtatggaaaaacacagaacCTTGATTAATCCACTTTTAGAACATTTTAGAGCAGGTTTAGAAGGTTGAAATTGCAGTAAAAATTCCTATGTTAATATGTTAAGCCTTTAATGTGTCCACTTGTAATTATACTTTTTCTAACATCCTCTGTCCGTCCTTTGTGAATGTTATTTGCTGTAAGACGACTGTAGTCTCTCAGATACTATGAGTATAACTCTCAAGCTACTGGCTGGAACTTAACcattacagtgtgtttttttggcaGCACATTGCCAACCTTATGCTCCAGCTAATGCTAAGACAAACTATGTTTTCTCTTGTGGACTTACCAGTTTGTCAGCTTTTTTATCTCCCTGTTATACAACAAACTACAAGCTAcaagtgtgtgtgaaatgtACTGCAGAATGCTGACTGGAGGCCACTCTTGTGTTAAAGTTCCTAAAAAGATAAACATGTCTGTTTAGATCAGCTCAGGGGAGCTGTTATTTACACAACAGCCTCGGTTATGGTTCATTCATATGGTCCCTGAGGTGAGCAGCTCTCTcgtattatttattcatgtttgtttttttattttattatttttgtaggTTACTTAAGGATTCAGGATATCCTGGTTCAAGGCTTTTTGAATCTCTGCCCACATTGTAACTCTAATTAGTTTGGTGATTCAAATATTGATTCAAATAAAGTCAAACTTAATGACAGTTTGGTTGAATTACCAGgtttttttaactttgaagTGTGACACACACTCAGTCTTACTCAACTGAGGTGGCACTCCCTTCCTGGGAATGCTTATTACTGCTCATTTGAAGGCTTCACTCATGCTGAAAAGACACTTGACTGGGGGATACACGTAGAAGCATTTTCAATTCATACACAGTGACTCTGTGGTTTAGTAGAAACCTGGTGAATTTCACAATGTTTGCAGTTGATTTTATGAGTTCATTGAGACTGTTAGTGGTGGAAGAATGTCTAGTTGTTTGACTTGACCTATTCAGAACCCAATTATATTTCAGACATGCATAAACGATTATCATGGTTGGTACTCTGAATGGAACCATGAATTATTAGCAATTAATGTTATTAAGTTCTttatggggtttttttctgtcCATTCCAATGGACTGGAAATCTGAACCATGTACCTAATAACCACAATAGTCTAAACTTCTGCTATACCCTAAATTTCTGATTGTACCAGAGACACACACGTCCCCCGTCCATTCTAATGGATGAATTGTTTTATGCTGGATTAAAGCCATAGATCTTTCgtttgatattttgacatttaaaagcaaaaaacatCTCTTGTTTgctttaaaaactgtttaaacaGAAATGATGTACTTTAACCATAAGCGGATTATGACACCATGGGCCCCTAGGCCTGCTGGACGTCCCAGCAGGTCAGGTCCAACATGCTGTTGTCGGTCCCCACAGAGCTGAAGAGTCCATATTGCATAGAATACTGAGCTCGTCCTTTCGCTATACTGAGGggataaaaacacacttaaaatatatcattataGTTTCTTTCTTGTGACATTTTCAAAGTGAACGTTTAGACTGTTCCTGTTCAAAGATGCAAAGTTAATAACAGAGACTTCACACAGAGGCTCTGGTTTAGGGGACCCTGGAGCCCTTGGGCCCTAGGATTTTACACCCATAACTTTAAACTATGCCCATTTTCAGAAttcatgttattcctatggtctaagacagtccaaaaatattagtaaacatgaaaaACTGAAGTGCTAgaactcaaatttgtgacatCATAGCAtatgaagtctggagctgctccatggacaatgaattgggaaagatgttaccgtaaaacttcaattagtagtcTGGGCTATTATTCGCTTAAATccctgaactcaacaggcttatatttgggacaggcgtctatataggacaggcctttaattcctttcacacaaacacagtcaagttgttt encodes the following:
- the LOC117266382 gene encoding uncharacterized protein LOC117266382 isoform X2; this encodes MTHPTDYIFHSHPQSGQGAHTQESGDAGLSSNMEHSFTDYYNESSGPVADKGSFVMPIPKIKPDSFYYSVMVKKIWSQPSVLEHALYPKTRPVSAEEGFIKLLSQAVFQNPNFPPQDWSESSSEEKSDKVLKADILEKQPDADVAGEEGCTKMDTWGNPAKPKGPPLGPGSRRNGNQRRRRAAGRHWKLYLLWWVALTCVPVSGGFPAKCFTCMDKDRCPNLLTIYETDQNNILFKRGLNDSLPECSVIAPPGPMSCVVCQDQSNITIYCSEDVRKIDVEDTKGQIVDISPCCDQKQIPDRARNGLIVGGVLFLIVVVALVIYIRCHRKQRTESRQ
- the LOC117266382 gene encoding uncharacterized protein LOC117266382 isoform X1, encoding MTHPTDYIFHSHPQSGQGAHTQESGDAGLSSNMEHSFTDYYNESSGPVADKGSFVMPIPKIKPDSFYYSVMVKKIWSQPSVLEHALYPKTRPVSAEEGFIKLLSQAVFQNPNFPPQDWSESSSEEKSDKVLKADILEKQPDADVAGEEGCTKMDTWGNPAKPKGPPLGPGSRRNGNQRRRRAAGRHWKLYLLWWVALTCVPVSGGFPAKCFTCMDKDRCPNLLTIYETDQNNILFKRGLNDSLPECSVIAPPGPMSCVVCQDQSNITIYCSEDVRKIDVEDTKGQIVDISPCCTKSGEAASPSPSPVNATDYMRPGDQKQIPDRARNGLIVGGVLFLIVVVALVIYIRCHRKQRTESRQ